In Juglans microcarpa x Juglans regia isolate MS1-56 chromosome 8D, Jm3101_v1.0, whole genome shotgun sequence, the following are encoded in one genomic region:
- the LOC121242364 gene encoding UPF0481 protein At3g47200-like — MAGQSASFEKNQEHGVKKLSEEIAGMIKNLASSPKHDCCIYKVPDHIRKSNEEAYTPQVISIGPFHRNKNRKLQKMEDFKLRYLKSFTDRAEIKLEDIVSSIKAAEESVRECYSETIPLVSDDFVKMILLDASFIIEYFWKNKTEGNWTEYDLAILNPWLCNRMHMDLILLENQLPFFIIEKIYDTAFPSSSKEGHPFIELSFCQFDYYNHQKFVHQKFVHHDPDRASGSSGIFILHFTDLVRNFCMPPYESWRPKRSAKSMKEMYSAAQLDEVGLKFKKRESSNINLSTLELKYADGVLEIPPFQLDSTTEIYARNLVAFEECHYRSDPYITDYYILLSMLIKTVKDMDVLVREQIIDNWLDGVVATSMINKLYMSGEKSFYFEMNSHYQQMAEELNEFYKARVTYLQIMMAIVKLDYFCNPWRGAATIGGILLLLLTVIQTVCAVISVKNN; from the coding sequence ATGGCAGGACAATCagcaagttttgaaaaaaatcaggAACATGGGGTTAAAAAATTGTCCGAAGAAATCGCAGGTATGATAAAAAACTTAGCATCATCACCTAAACATGATTGTTGTATCTACAAGGTTCCAGATCACATTCGCAAATCGAACGAAGAAGCTTATACTCCTCAGGTAATATCAATAGGGCCTTTTCATCGTAATAAGAACCGAAAATTGCAAAAGATGGAAGACTTTAAATTGAGATATCTCAAGAGTTTCACAGACCGAGCCGAAATAAAGTTGGAAGATATAGTGAGCAGTATAAAAGCTGCGGAAGAAAGTGTTCGGGAATGTTATTCGGAGACTATACCACTTGTAAGTGATGATTTTGTGAAAATGATCCTGCTTGATGCCAGCTTCATTATCGAGTATTTCTGGAAAAACAAGACGGAAGGCAACTGGACCGAGTATGACCTGGCAATATTAAACCCTTGGTTGTGCAATAGGATGCACATGGACTTGATATTACTTGAAAATCAGcttcctttctttattattgagaaaatatatgACACTGCATTTCCATCTAGCTCAAAAGAAGGCCACCCCTTCATTGAGCTTAGCTTTTGCCAGTTTGATTATTACAACCATCAAAAATTTGTTCATCAAAAATTTGTTCATCATGATCCTGATCGTGCTTCTGGGTCATCGGGAATATTTATATTGCACTTCACTGACTTGGTTAGAAACTTTTGCATGCCTCCTTACGAAAGCTGGCGACCGAAAAGAAGTGCAAAAAGTATGAAGGAAATGTACAGTGCAGCTCAGCTGGATGAGGTAGGATTGAAGTTTAAGAAGAGAGAATCAAGCAATATTAATTTGTCAACTCTTGAACTAAAATATGCAGACGGAGTGCTGGAAATCCCACCCTTTCAGTTAGACAGCACCACGGAGATTTATGCTCGGAACCTCGTCGCCTTTGAGGAATGTCACTATCGTTCAGATCCATATATTACTGATTACTATATCCTGTTAAGTATGCTTATCAAAACAGTCAAAGATATGGATGTACTTGTACGAGAGCAGATCATCGATAATTGGCTGGATGGCGTCGTGGCAACTTCAATGATCAACAAGCTGTACATGTCCGGCGAAAAGAGTTTCTATTTTGAAATGAACTCTCATTATCAACAGATGGCAGAAGAGTTGAACGAATTCTATAAAGCCCGCGTGACTTATCTTCAGATTATGATGGCTATCGTGAAACTTGATTATTTTTGCAACCCTTGGAGGGGTGCTGCCACCATAGGCGGCATTCTCTTGTTGCTGCTCACTGTTATACAAACTGTATGTGCTGTCATCTCGGTGAAGAATAATTAG